Genomic DNA from Methanofollis sp. W23:
TCTCTTCGTCGTGGAGGGTCAGGGGGGGCACGCCTGATCGACGTGCCTTCCCACATGTTTGTGCCGGGGGCGCTGCCCCCGGACCCCCGGGATGAAGAGAGGGCGGGAAGGCAGAGAACCTGATGTTCAGAAGGTGTCTCTTTCCTCTGTGTATCAGTTTTGAGGATTATCAGTGCGTTCGAATTCTCATCCATAAATCCAGAATAGAACGACTGGATCATTTTCATGTAAATCCTCGCCTATTCTTGGTGTGAGCATGACTCATCCGCCTTCCACCATATTCGGCCGTGGGCGCTGCCCTCTGACCCCCTGGATGAAGATGGGATCGGGAAAGCAGAATGGACGAGTATGACGAGGGGGGTGCCATCCCCACCTCAATCCTGACGCAGAGGGAGCCCGGGGGGCGGCACGCCCCCCGCCAGAGAGTATCATCGAGAGAACTTCTGCATAGCCCGACTCCCGGCATTGTAGAACCCTTCATCATTTCTCCTCGTGCGAATGTGACCGGTCCGCCTTTCCACATCGACCACCCCTCTCCAGGTCACCTTTCTTCCTGAACCATCATTCATATCTGGAGGCAACTCCCACCATTGTACCAGGATGACCGCTACAGAAAGAGGGGGATTGGCCATCTATACCGACGGGGCATCAAGGGGCAACCCTGGCCCCGCCGCCTTTGCCTATCTCTTCGTCAGGGACGGTGAGGTCGTCCACGAGGCCTCAGGGCGCGCCGGTGTCACCACCAACAACACCGCCGAATACATGGCCGTGATCCACGCCCTCGAAGAAGCCAGAGCATGGACCGACGGCCCGGTCGCCCTCTACTCAGACAGCCAGCTGGTGGTCCGCCAGCTGCGCGGGGAATACCGGGTGAACAAAGCACACCTCCGCACCCTCAAAGAAGAGGTCCTCGGCCTTGCCAGGGAGTTCAGCGCCGTCACCTTCTCCTCGGTACGGCGTTCGGACCACTATGTGAGCAAAGCCGACGCCCTCTGCAACCTCGAACTCGATAGAAGGGACAGGGAATGAACAGGACAGAGCAGCACGTCCCGGTGGTCTCGGCCTCAGAGATCGCCGAATACTCGTACTGTGCGCTCTCGTGGCAGTTCCAGCGGAACAAAACCGCCCCGGCCCCGCCGGTCACCCCGTCGGTCGAACGGGGCCGCCGGGTACATGCCGAGGTCGGCAGAACCCTCTCCCAGGTCGAACAAGAACGACGGATCTTCTGGCTCCTCACCGTCGTGGGGTATGCCCTCCTCGCCCTCGCCCTCATCGTCCTGCTGAGGGAGGGCGCCGTGAGCACAACGACAGTGGGAAACTACACCGGCATTCTGCTCCTCCTTCTCGGTGCCACCGCCTTCTTCACCTTCGCCCTCTGGAAATATTATCATACCAGGATGGTGCGCAAAGAGTTCGGGATCCCTGAAGGCGAACTCCTCTACTCAGACCTCGACGCCCCGTCCAGGGTGCTCTACTCAGAGGCGCACCAGATCTCGGGCAAGCCCGACTATGTGCTGAGAGACGAGATGACCGGGGCCTATATCCCGGTCGAGGTGAAGAGTGGACGGGCAAGAAAACCCTACTGGAACCATATCCTCCAACTCGCCGCCTACTGCATCCTTGTCGAGGAGCGCTACGGCACCTCGGTCCCGTACGGGACCCTGGTCTATGGGAACGGGGAACAGCACAGGATCGAGTTCACCCCCGACCTCAGGGCGCAGGTCCTTGCCACCGTGGACGAGATGCGGGCCTGCCTGGAGGACGGCGGGAGCGCGAGGCGGAACCACAACGCTGCAGTGCGGTGCCGGTCCTGCGCCTACCGGGAGGAGTGCGGGTCGGCCCTGGGAGATGAGTATCAATGATGGAACTGGTAGCGATCGGGACGATCAGGTCCCCCTACACCTCGCCAGAGGATGCCCCGCGTCAGGGGCGGCTGAACGATGTTGAATCCGAGATCGAAGTCTACCCCGCATATGCGGACGGGCTGGAAGGCCTCGGAGGGTGCGACCGCCTCGTCGTCCTCTACTGGCTGGACCGTGCCGACCGGGGCCTGCTCACGGCGACCCCGCCCGGCCAGACCCGTTCGCGCGGCGTCTTCTCGACCAGGTCCCCGCACCGTCCAAACCCCATCGCCCTCTCGGTCGTCGACCTCCTTGCAATCAATGGGCGGACCCTGCGGGTGCAGGGGCTTGAAGCCCTTGACGGCAGCCCGCTCCTCGACCTCAAGCCCCACCTGCCGCTGATCGAGATCCCGGGCACCTCTGACAGGTGAGGCAGACACGGCAGTTCATCCCTCTTCTCACCACCGCCGAGCCCTTGCGATCGCCTTCTGTGCGGTCTTCGTGTCCATGGCAGGGCTCGGCGTCATCAGTCCGCTCATGCCCTACTACGCCAGTGCGCTCGACGCTTCCGGTCTGCTCCTCGGGCTCATCTTTGCGGCCTTCCCGCTTGCCCGCGGGATCTTCTCCCCCTATGCCGGGGCCCTCTCTGACCGGGAGGGACGGCGGTGGTTCGTCGTCGCCGGACTCCTCGGGTTCGCGCTTGCCTCGGCGCTCTACCCCTTTGCGGCGACCGTCCCCACACTCTTCCTGGTGAGATTCCTCCACGGCGCCGCGGCCGCGGTGGTGATCACCGTGGCCATGGCAAGCATGGCCGAAGCGGCGGCGCCGGGCCGCGAAGGGATGGCGATGGGGATCTATCACACCGCGATCTACCTGGGCATGGCCACCGGACCGTTCATCGGTGGAGTGATCAGCGAGCATGCCGGGATGGAGGGGGCGTTTGCTGCGATGGCCCTGGTCGCCGGTGCGACCGGACTCCTTGCCATCGGTCTCCCCGGGGGGACGCCACGGACCGCCCCCGCCTCGTCGGGACACTCGTTCCGCGCGATCGCCACCGATCCAGGCATGAAGGGCATCCTGGTCTTCAGGGCGGTCCATGCCCTCGGGCGCGGCGGGATCCTCGCCTTTGTCCCGATCTTCGCCTCGACGCTCGCGATAGGGGCCACGGGTGTCGGCATCCTCCTCTTCGTCCATATCCTGGCCATCGCCGTCCTCCAGATCCCGTCAGGCGAACGGGCAGACCATGGCAACAGGAGAGGCCTGGTCTTCGCCGGGTCGGTCGTCTCCTCGGTGGCCCTCCTCCTCATCCCGTTCACCGGCGACTTCGTCACCCTCCTCCTTGCCTGCTCGCTGACAAGCCTCGGCACCGCCCTCTCCATGCCCGCGGCCGCCGCCATGGCAGTGCAGCGGGGGAAGGTCTGGGGGGTGGGGGCGTCGCTCGGGGTCTTCAACACCGCTTTTTCCATCGGGATGATCATAAGTCCCCTCCTCTCGGGAGCCGTCATGGACGTCGCCGGGGTCTTCGGGGTCTTCTGGACGGCCGGAACTCTCGGCCTCCTCGGAAGCCTCTACTTCTGGGTCATGTCGCGGGCAGCGGTGCCGCCCAGGTGATCCCGAGGGCCTCCAATTTTTCAGGCCCTGGGACCCCGTGCCGGTCCCAGCCGCGAGCCCGGTAATACTCCGAGAGCAGGGGCTCGCGTCGCCAGACCCTCCCTCTGGGTGCACCGTCGGTGAGCGGTTCGGCGAGCAGACGGGGCGGCAGGGTGTCGTCTGCACGCCTGAACCCGGCCCCCAGATTAAAGAGCCGCTGCAGGTTCCAGATCCGCTCGCCGGCCACCATCAGGTCGGCGGCGGTCACCTCCATCCCGGTCACCCCCCTGACCAGCGCCGCATAGTCGGCGGCGTCGAGAGCAAAGGAGGTGAAGAGACAGATCCCGATCGAGTCGATGGCGGCGGTGAGGTCCTGGAAGGCCTTCGTCCACCCGGCCTTCCCCTCATTGGTGAAGGGATCGAGGGCCTCGGGGAGACCGAGCACCTCAGGCGAGATGAGGTAGGCATAGACATGGTCACCGCCCCGCACCGAGGTGGCATAGGCCAGGCCGTGCCCCTGGAGCCCGCGGGGGTCGTAGGCCGGGAGGTCCTGCCCTTTCACACTCATCGAGAGTTCAGGGTGGCCGTGCCGCCGCGTAAAGGCGGCGCTCCCCTCGGCGAGTGCGTCGCCGATCCCCTGCCGCTCGCCAATCGCCTCGACCAGGCCGAGGACCTTCTCGCACTCCCCAAACCTGATCCCGGTGTCGAGGTATCCTCGCTCGTTCATCTCCATCGCCGCGGCGATCGTCCCCCCGACCGAGATGGTGTCGAGCCCCAGTTCGTTGCAGAGGTTGTTCGCCCTGATCACCAGCCCGAGGTCGTGGCACCCGATGTTCGGCCCGAAGGCCCAGACCGTCTCGTACTCAGGGCCGTCCCCCTCGACCCCGTCGATCTCGGTGAGCCTCCCGCAGCAGACCATGCATGAGTAGCAGCATTTCTTGCTCTTGAGGTACTGCTCCGCGAGTTCCTCGCCTGAGACCGCCCCGGCCTCAGGGTCGTAGCCGCGCTGGAAGTTCCTGGTCGGCAGGATGTGGTGCTCGTTGATGATGTTGACCAGGACCGCCGTCCCATAGGTCGGGAGACCGGTGCCGGTCACCGGGTTCTCCCTCAGTTTTGTCCTGACCGCCGCCTTCAGCCTCTTCAGCCCTTCGGGGTCGGCGACCTCGGTCTTCTGCTCGCCCCGTGCGGCGACGGCCTTGAGGTTCTTGCTCCCCATCACCGCCCCGACCCCGCCCCGGCCCGACGACCTGAAGGTCTCGTTCATCACCGAGGAGATCGGGCTCAGGCGTTCTCCGGCCGGACCGATACAGAGCACCTCGGTCGAGGGCCCGAGGGTCTCGGCCTCGATCGCCCGCACCGTCTCGCTCACCCGTTTCCCCCAGCACCCTGAGGCGTCCCTGATCTCAGCCTCCCCGTCATTGACCCAGAGATAGACCGGGCGCTCGGCCCGGCCAGTGACGATGATCCCGTCGAACCCGGCCCTCTTCAACTCCTTCCCAAAGAACCCCCCCGAGTTCGCGCTCGTGAGCGTTCTGGTCAGGGGCGACCTGGTGACGAGGTCGAAGCGTGACCCCAGGGGGACCCCGCTGCCGGTCAGCGGTCCGGTGGCGATGACCAACGGGTTTTCAGGGCTGAGCGGGTCGGTCGAGGCGTCGATCATCTCGGCGAGGAGCCTCACCCCCAGGCCCCGGCCACCCAGATAGTCGCGCTTCCATTCGTCTGGATAGGGGTGTGGTCTGCACCTCCCCGCGGTGAGGTCAACCTCGAGGAGACGGTCGGCATATCCTTTCATGTTCCCTCCTCTCTCCCCCTTGGGCGTCGTCGGCATGATAAAGGTAACCTGGCGACCATGTACGCGGGCAGGGCCGGGGATGCGCGGCGATCTGGTCTCTATCCTGACCCTGTTGCCTGGATCTAAACTATTTAAGGGCCGCGCAAACAGATACTTATAGAAGTGTTGAGAGCACACGAAATGAGGAGATAGTCATGGCAGAGAATCAGTCTCAACAGGGATCAGAGTGTGACGGCAACTGCAACTCATGCCCGAGCGCTCAAAAGGACGAGAACGGGCAGGCCACCTGCGGTCTCCCACCAAAGGTACAGATGAACGTGAAGCATGTGATCCTTGTCCTCTCAGGCAAGGGAGGGGTAGGCAAGACCACGGTCTCGGTCAACCTCGCCTTCGCCCTCGCAAACCGCGGCAAGGACGTCGGTCTCCTTGACCTGGACATCCACGGCCCCAACGTCCCAAAGATGGTCGGGGTCGAAGGGGAACGCCTGATGGTCGCGGGCAACAAGATCGAGCCAGTCCACGCGACCGGCAACCTCTCGGTGGTCTCGATGGAGTTCCTCCTGCCTGACGGCGAGACCCCGGTGATCTGGCGCGGGCCGATGAAGATGACGGCGATCAAGCAGTTCCTGGAGGACGTCAACTGGGGCGACCTCGACTACCTGGTCGTCGACCTCCCGCCAGGCACCGGCGACGAGGCCCTCTCCATCATCCAGCTCGCCCCGCAGATCGAGGGCGCGGTCATCGTCACCACCCCACAGGCCGTCTCGACAATGGACTCAAGCAAGGCGGTCCGCTTTGTCGAGAAACTCGACCTCAAGGTTCTCGGGATCGTCGAGAACATGAGCGGGCTCATCTGCCCGGACTGCGGCAAAGAGATCGACATCTTCGGCAAGGGCGGCGGCAAGACGGCGGCAGAGAAACTCGGCGTCCCGTACCTCGGGGCCATCCCGATCGACCCTGCGATGCGTGAGGCCGGCGACGAGGGCAGGCCGTTCATCAACATGCACAACGACTCGCCGTCCTGGAAGGCGATCGACGCCGTGATGGAGAACCTCGTCAAGAACGTCGAGGAGTAAATGGACCAGTATCTCCGGGTGCTCCAGGGGGCCGGCGAGCCCCTGGAGATCTATACCAGGATTGCTGCAGCCCTGGCAGACATCGCGACATTTGCCGA
This window encodes:
- a CDS encoding ribonuclease HI family protein, which translates into the protein MAIYTDGASRGNPGPAAFAYLFVRDGEVVHEASGRAGVTTNNTAEYMAVIHALEEARAWTDGPVALYSDSQLVVRQLRGEYRVNKAHLRTLKEEVLGLAREFSAVTFSSVRRSDHYVSKADALCNLELDRRDRE
- the cas4 gene encoding CRISPR-associated protein Cas4, which encodes MNRTEQHVPVVSASEIAEYSYCALSWQFQRNKTAPAPPVTPSVERGRRVHAEVGRTLSQVEQERRIFWLLTVVGYALLALALIVLLREGAVSTTTVGNYTGILLLLLGATAFFTFALWKYYHTRMVRKEFGIPEGELLYSDLDAPSRVLYSEAHQISGKPDYVLRDEMTGAYIPVEVKSGRARKPYWNHILQLAAYCILVEERYGTSVPYGTLVYGNGEQHRIEFTPDLRAQVLATVDEMRACLEDGGSARRNHNAAVRCRSCAYREECGSALGDEYQ
- the tsaA gene encoding tRNA (N6-threonylcarbamoyladenosine(37)-N6)-methyltransferase TrmO, encoding MMELVAIGTIRSPYTSPEDAPRQGRLNDVESEIEVYPAYADGLEGLGGCDRLVVLYWLDRADRGLLTATPPGQTRSRGVFSTRSPHRPNPIALSVVDLLAINGRTLRVQGLEALDGSPLLDLKPHLPLIEIPGTSDR
- a CDS encoding MFS transporter, translating into MAFCAVFVSMAGLGVISPLMPYYASALDASGLLLGLIFAAFPLARGIFSPYAGALSDREGRRWFVVAGLLGFALASALYPFAATVPTLFLVRFLHGAAAAVVITVAMASMAEAAAPGREGMAMGIYHTAIYLGMATGPFIGGVISEHAGMEGAFAAMALVAGATGLLAIGLPGGTPRTAPASSGHSFRAIATDPGMKGILVFRAVHALGRGGILAFVPIFASTLAIGATGVGILLFVHILAIAVLQIPSGERADHGNRRGLVFAGSVVSSVALLLIPFTGDFVTLLLACSLTSLGTALSMPAAAAMAVQRGKVWGVGASLGVFNTAFSIGMIISPLLSGAVMDVAGVFGVFWTAGTLGLLGSLYFWVMSRAAVPPR
- a CDS encoding aldehyde ferredoxin oxidoreductase family protein — encoded protein: MKGYADRLLEVDLTAGRCRPHPYPDEWKRDYLGGRGLGVRLLAEMIDASTDPLSPENPLVIATGPLTGSGVPLGSRFDLVTRSPLTRTLTSANSGGFFGKELKRAGFDGIIVTGRAERPVYLWVNDGEAEIRDASGCWGKRVSETVRAIEAETLGPSTEVLCIGPAGERLSPISSVMNETFRSSGRGGVGAVMGSKNLKAVAARGEQKTEVADPEGLKRLKAAVRTKLRENPVTGTGLPTYGTAVLVNIINEHHILPTRNFQRGYDPEAGAVSGEELAEQYLKSKKCCYSCMVCCGRLTEIDGVEGDGPEYETVWAFGPNIGCHDLGLVIRANNLCNELGLDTISVGGTIAAAMEMNERGYLDTGIRFGECEKVLGLVEAIGERQGIGDALAEGSAAFTRRHGHPELSMSVKGQDLPAYDPRGLQGHGLAYATSVRGGDHVYAYLISPEVLGLPEALDPFTNEGKAGWTKAFQDLTAAIDSIGICLFTSFALDAADYAALVRGVTGMEVTAADLMVAGERIWNLQRLFNLGAGFRRADDTLPPRLLAEPLTDGAPRGRVWRREPLLSEYYRARGWDRHGVPGPEKLEALGITWAAPLPAT
- a CDS encoding Mrp/NBP35 family ATP-binding protein translates to MAENQSQQGSECDGNCNSCPSAQKDENGQATCGLPPKVQMNVKHVILVLSGKGGVGKTTVSVNLAFALANRGKDVGLLDLDIHGPNVPKMVGVEGERLMVAGNKIEPVHATGNLSVVSMEFLLPDGETPVIWRGPMKMTAIKQFLEDVNWGDLDYLVVDLPPGTGDEALSIIQLAPQIEGAVIVTTPQAVSTMDSSKAVRFVEKLDLKVLGIVENMSGLICPDCGKEIDIFGKGGGKTAAEKLGVPYLGAIPIDPAMREAGDEGRPFINMHNDSPSWKAIDAVMENLVKNVEE